The following are encoded together in the Humulus lupulus chromosome 5, drHumLupu1.1, whole genome shotgun sequence genome:
- the LOC133779425 gene encoding uncharacterized protein LOC133779425 produces the protein MTETRSSVRNLETLVGQLANMLNNRPQGNLPSNTEVNPKEQCQAITLRSVEQGVNVDHKRTEKIPPVVVDQPARVPYPQRLRETTLDKLISKILEVFKKLHINIPFTEALEQMPSYVKFMKEIMLRKEGWKTMKLWRSLKNHALCDLGATINLMPLSVFKRLGLGEARPTTITLQLEDRSMKHPWGITEDVLVKAMMYLRASDSCYSLDVIDKAVSKRRVSSVASEAVLIGGEEDDDDVEMREYALPNHLCYAYLGEKDTLSIIVSAVLSKNELEKLLSVLRVHKLSIGWTLADIRGISPSIVMYKILLGEDSKPSIEAQRRLNQTIREVVLKQILKWLDAGVIYPISDNAWVSPIQVVPKKGRITVGKNGNNELIPTRTVNRWRICIDYRKLNKATRKDHFPLPFNDQMLDMLAGNERMHFRLCNAPAIFQWCMMAIFLDMVEMSIEIFMDDFSIFGSSFDMCLECLHAFKVLKEKLTTAPIVVAPNWDLSFELMCDSSEYAVGVVLGQRINKVFRSIYYATTEMELLVIVFDFDKFRPYLIGNKIKDFFPDEQLFGVNENSAVPWFADFVNFLVSNIVPPELTKQQLKKFYSEVKHYYWEEPILYRHCFDQVICRCVPEDEMHSILAHYHNL, from the exons atgactgagaccagatcctctgTCAGAAATCTGGAAACACTAGTggggcagttggccaatatgttGAATAATAGACCTCAGGGAAACTTGCCTAGCAACACTGAAGTTAATCCTAAGGAGCAATGTCAagcaattactctgaggagtg TTGAGCAAGGGGTTAATGTAGATCACAAGAGAACAGAGAAGATTCCTCCAGTTGTTGTTGACCAGCCAGCCCgagttccatatcctcagaggcttagagAAACTACTCTTGATAAACTGATTTCTAAGATTTTAGAGGTGTTCAAAAAGCTGCACATCAATATTCCTTTTACTGAGGctttggagcagatgcccagttatgtaAAATTCATGAAAGAGATTATGCTAAGAAAAGAAGGATGGAAGACTATGAAACTGTGGCGCTCACTGAAGAAT CATGCCTTGTGTGATTTGGGGGCGACTattaatctgatgcccttatctgtgttcaaaagacttggtttgggtgaaGCAAGACCAACAACAATTACTCTACAATTGGAAGATCGATCGATGAAGCATCCATGGGGTATCACtgaagatgttcttgtgaag GCAATGATGTATCTGAGGGCTAGCGATAGTTGCTATAGTCTGGATGTGATAGATAAAGCAGTCTCAAAAAGAAGGGTGAGTAGTGTTGCCTCAGAGGCGGTGTTGATAGGTggtgaggaagatgatgatgatgtcgAGATGAGAGAATAT GCTCTTCCGAATCATTTGTGTTATGCATACTTGGGTGAGAAGGACACTTTATCTATAATTGTTTCAGCTGTCCTCTCAAAAAATGAATTGGAGAAATTGTTGAGTGTTTTACGGGTTCATAAATTGTCCATTGGGTGGAcattggcagatattagaggaataagtccTTCAATAGTAATGTATAAAATTTTATTGGGGGAAGACAGCAAGCCATCTATAGAGGCTCAAAGAAGACTCAATCAAACTATTAGGGAAGTTGTACTTAAGCAGATCCTTAAATGGTTGGACGCcggggtgatctacccaatttctgataatGCTTGGGTGAGTCCAATACAGGTGGTTCCAAAGAAGGGTAGAATTACAGTAGGAAAAAATGGAAATAACGAGCTAATTCCAACTCGAACAGTGAACAGATGGCGCATTTGTATTGACTATCGAAAGTTAAATAAGGCAACACGAAAAGATCACTTCCCACTTCCTTTTAATGATCAAATGTTGGATATGTTAGCTGGTAATGA GAGAATGCACTTCAGACTATGTAATGCACCAGCAATATTTCAATGGTGCATGATGGCTATCTTTTTGGATATGGTGGAAATGAGcattgagattttcatggatgatttttctatttttggatctTCATTTGATATGtgtttgg AGTGTTTGCATGCTTTTAAAGTGTTGAAGGAGAAGCTGACAACTGCACCTATTGTGGTAGCTCCAAATTGGGATTTATCGTTTGAATTGATGTGTGATTCTAGTGAATATGCGGTTGGCGTGGTTTTGGGGCAGCGTATTAACAAGGTATTTCGGTCTATTTACTATGCCACAACAGAAATGGAGTTGCTAGTCATAGTATTTGATTTTGACAAGTTCAGACCGTATCTAATTGGTAACAAG ATTAAAGATTTCTTTCCAGATGAACAGTTATTTGGGGTGAATGAAAATTCTGCAGTGCCTTGGTTTGCTGATTTTGTGAATTTTCTTGTTTCAAATATTGTACCTCCTGAACTAACGAAGCAACAGTTGAAGAAATTTTACTCTGAGGTGAAGCATTACTATTGGGAAgagcctattctctataggcattGTTTTGACCAAGTCATTTGCCGCTGTGTACCTGAGGATGAGATGCATTCTATTCTTGCCCATTACCACAATTTATAA